A genomic segment from Luteibacter aegosomatis encodes:
- the greA gene encoding transcription elongation factor GreA, whose protein sequence is MSSTRPPLTKKGADRLRAELEHLKGPKRKELIDAVAEARAHGDLKENAEYHAARELHGFNEGRIQELEAALSNAEVIDTERLGAGKKIVFGAIVDLVDLDSEAEVTYTIVGDIEADIKQNLIAVSSPIARALIGKSEGDEFDFTAPNGVKSYEITGVRYS, encoded by the coding sequence ATGAGCAGCACACGTCCCCCGCTTACCAAGAAAGGCGCCGATCGTCTTCGCGCCGAACTCGAGCACCTGAAGGGCCCGAAGCGCAAGGAACTCATCGACGCCGTCGCCGAAGCCCGCGCGCACGGCGACCTCAAGGAAAACGCCGAGTACCATGCCGCCCGCGAGCTGCACGGCTTCAACGAAGGCCGTATCCAGGAACTGGAAGCGGCGTTGTCCAACGCCGAGGTGATCGACACCGAGCGTCTCGGCGCGGGCAAGAAGATCGTGTTCGGTGCCATCGTCGATCTGGTCGACCTCGACTCCGAAGCCGAAGTCACCTACACGATCGTGGGCGACATCGAGGCGGACATCAAACAGAACCTCATCGCCGTGTCCTCGCCGATCGCGCGTGCGCTGATCGGCAAGAGCGAAGGCGACGAGTTCGACTTCACGGCGCCGAACGGGGTGAAGAGCTACGAGATCACCGGGGTTCGGTACAGCTGA